GTCTGGGACAAAAAGCTGTGCTTGAACACACAAAAGGACTACAGCTGACTGTCAACTAGCATGTGCGTTCTGCGCCTAAACGTAAGGAAATAACTGTCTATATCCGCAGGTATCAAAAGTCTATATTCGTCATTCAAAAAGGGAAACCGAAACTAGGACCGCAGATATATAAACCGTAAACAAAGCAGTGCTTGCTTATCATTCTGAATATCCATCATGCTGACCACTTTCTTCGTTCCATTCTGTCTGTGCCATCTTGACTTCTTTGCTTGCTTTCACCGCTTTCACTTTTAAACTCATGGACTGATTTGTTCGCTaaactgaacagccaatcagagtgatCTCTCTCACCAATACTGATTCAACACGCTGAATCGAGCGAATTGCTACAGACGTGAGCCCGACTACAGCCGATGTGTGGAACACACCCAAAAGACTTGTCGTTGGCTTGGCGTGCCACGGCCCTTAAACAGTGGCCCCAAAAATCTTTCCACACTTAAGTCACAATGTATACAGCATTATCATATAGTGTGAGAGACATCAGCAAACAACTTTTGCAATGAAGTCAGTTCTCTCAAGTTCATCACcttcaagtgtgtgtgtgtgtgtgtgtgtgtgtgtatccgGTCTTGTGTTTACATGATGCATTTCAATACTAACTTGACATTGGAGTTGGTGCAGATGATGTACTCGATCTCTTCAGAGAAAGGATTCTGGAAGGTGAACGAGCTTGTTCTCATCCAGATCCACTCGCGCGATTTAGACTGGAAGCGGAACATCACCGAAAGCACCTGACCTCGCAGTTTCACAACCTACATCGAGGGTCAAAGGTGACTTATACATCACAAAATATTGAGGACCAGCATCACACCAAGAACTATAGTTGCAGTTTTGTTGCTTCaaatgctcgagctctttaaagcaggatggattctgactGATTTCTGAACAATTTTTTTAGCATTCATCAGCTgggaaaaaatcattttgaaagTGATTTTCTGTGCTGTTATCAATAtagttatagttgtggtgtggactctgctattagtttatatttagaacgataGCTTATATTTTTATCGTTATATAGCTATCATCCTTAGGGTGAATGGCCACTAAAGCTATAGTATGCTATGAAAAGAACAGGTTCAGATCTAAATGAAGTTTTATTGGCCAGTACATGCACATCTTTAATTGCACATCAACTGAATTTTGTTAATTTGTCAGTTTTCCTGGCACACACCATATTGTGTATGTACTGAACATATCTTATGATATCTCTATTGCTgccattttataaaagaaaacatttctaGCCATGCATATcacataaaattaaataaaatggatGAATTACAATAACTTGTAATGTGTTGAATATTTGAGCGTGATGTACCATGCAAACCCACACACCTGCTGAAGGCTGTCTCGCAGTAAGCCCTGGTCTTCTGGGTGTGCAAAATCCAGAACGCTCTTCCCCAGTAACTCCTGTGTCACATAAGAACACAAAAGACTAGTGAATGAACTGACTATTTCACTGAATCACCAAAATGAAATTAAAGCTTTCATTCAgctgaaacaaaaacaagatttatttattattcacttaattaatcaaattgtattaataattttatttatttaataatcaacactctgagttgtatatataaacatttaaaatgtacataagGCATACATTTTCATTATATAATTATGTTTCTCTTCCAAGTCgtgaaatgtaaacatttaaacGGTGGCCTAATAACTCGTTTCATTCAATAATGAAGacaacaggttaagtaaaaatataatgaatatgtaatatagagcatataattaacaaaattatGTCTAGAGACACTAAAAGGCTTTCCTGAAGTAACATTACGTGTCATATTGTTTACAAGCAGTTTTCTTGACTTTCCATGGCTGAAACACTGactgagcgattacatgagacattgctgtaagttgtactgtatctttaaCACTCCtcctgatgttcattcatgtttattttgtactataactagtagtaaagaggaagggATGATCACAGCGATCTGTCCCGCCACATTAAAGAATGCCAAAACCACctttattttttgaatttcattaTAAAATTGACCATTTGAAAGCTCagactttgtttttttatatcaaaagcaacaaagcacaaagattattggacGGCAGAAAACAGAATAGACTAAAAGAGCTCAGTTCATCAAAATTAAGAACTAGAAATCAATATTGTCAACTCAGCCCTATCCACACGGCTAACATGTTTACCTGTTGCAGTTTATACATGTTGTGTGCACGAAATAGACCACGACACGTCAAAACTCGGCATTGGAGAAGCACTAAATAAACGTCACCATTTCAGTCAATAATTTTGGCCCTCCAGaaccattttatattttataaatattttaatatgttcagTTGTGAAATTTTGGTGCATCACTAAGCAAGACAATGGAAACTGAAAGCTCATTAGCTATACTCAAGAAATGCAGAGGGATCTTTAACATCCTGCTCTTCAGAAAAGGCTTCCTTTGGCCCTGAGATCCAGCCTCACTCAGGTTTTTGAGGCTCACCTGAGGTTGGTAGCCCACTGTTGCCAGACAGCGGTGATCCACAAAGGTGTAAACGCCCTGGCAGTTGTGGCGGGAAATAAATTCCACTGGAGCACTGATGTTATTTATGTTTGTGTCGCCTGGGCAACAGGTGACCTGCATGACAAACAGAGGTCAGAGAGGAAtttcaagggatagttcacccaaaaaagaaaaaacattctgttattatttacttgccttcatatcattccaaacccataagactttcattcatcttcgaaacacaaatgaagatatttaaaatgaaactagAGATTTTTGTTGCACCATTGAAGTTCCACTCTACTGAATCTGGATGATTCAAAACGCTCATTAAAACACTGTAAATTATGAATCAGTTGATTTAaatcaagtcttctgaagagacacagtTGCTACATGTTGAACAGATTattggcttttattcacatacaaaCTTTGATCAACTCACATGGAGATCAACAAATAAGGTAAATGGAATCTCAAACATACTTGCTTGGCACGCAAGAACAAACCGCATTGATTTATCACGCGTCAAGTAAGCTTATTTGAGCTTGTGTTTTCCATATCTGATTAGCTCCATGTAGGTGTGTTTATGTTGGACTTTCAattgagggacagaaatctcaggtttcattaacCCTTGTGCGACCTTATGGACATTTtcatctttttcattttttttttttttaaatcattttatctGTGTTAATGCCAACTGCATAAATTTTGGCACAAGTGTGTATTTTTAAGGAATTTTACTATTTCACCCCCATTTGCTTTAATAAATCTATTTTACAATAGGTACACAAAATAGTTACACTCAGGGCCTcaaggacaaaaatgtccccatTGAAACCCATTAAAACTGTTTAATCCCTGGgccatttaaatataaaatgatgcAGTCTTTGTTAACAGGCTTTCATTCTGTTGGCAACATTCTGTCAAaacattctgttttttttgtttgttttttacactaataataatacaacaataatctgccaataATCTTCcttaaaatgacaacaaacttaagtctgtgctccCGAGTTTAGTTTTTGGACATGGACATTTTTATCCTCTTTGGACATAagtgtaactttttttaaatttacgcACAAGGGTTACATTTAGTTACATTTTACTtgcttcatttgtgtttcaaagatgaacaaaagacttacgggtttggaatgacatgggggtgaataaaaaaaaaatcatcatttctggatgaactaatcttttaaggtGTTGGTCATTAATGAGacatttaaagaaatagttcacccaaaagtaaacactgtcatcatttattctccctattttgttccaaacccatatgactaTCTTGCTTCTGTAGAACAAAAATGTTTAGTAAAATGTTGATGTTGCTATTTTACATACAAAGTGGAGACAAAGAACAACACGAACAGTCTGTTAACTTCTCCTTTTTAGGAAGATATGAGGTAAGctatgagtaaatgatgacagaattattatTTCTTCAAATGTGACAAAACTAATTAATtggaaactgaaataaaatggaaaGGAAGTACCTGCAGCCTTCCAATGGCGACCAGACAAAAACGATTTCCCTGATTATTATCAGCCTCCTCTTCAGAAAGAGTCactcctgagagagagagagaaagagaataaAGGGACCATATCAGTTCCAGTTGTGTTCTGACTGAATGCTGTTGACATCAGCTCTGCTCTCTGTGAACAATAGGCACTTCCTGTGTATTGTGCTGTGGACTGTGTTACCTGCAGGAGGCCAAGATTTGATGTAGCCTGTGCAGTGCACAACCACATACTGCGGTTCACCGTCCTTAGGAGGACCCAATCCATTCCTGCAGAAGAAGAGATTATCTTCATCTATGTCTGTTTGTGGACTGAGATTTATAtacacagagacagagagagctacCTCACCTGTTTCTGCTTCTCAGGAAGTTGAGTCGGTTCATGGATACTGGCTCTACTGGACACACTCCACATCTGAACACACACATTACAATCAATGTAGCATGTGAGaaaatgtgcatgtttttttaccacagtaaaactagtttatattgaaaataggctaaataatttttgcaaaaaaaccCATATTTGTTTCTCGTGCATGCAAATGACATATAACTTTTTAATTTCAGGCAATTTCTTTTAAGCACTTTTCAACATAAGCCAATTTTGCCAACCTTAGAAGACCCTAAAACTTCTGACcctaaaaaagtatttttgacCTACTGGGTGAGTTGTGTAGTACTAATGTAAATATAGGAATTGAATATGTGGAACACAAATTTGTTTGCTAATAATTTATACTTTAGTAtcattaaccctgtaaagcctgacatataaaataatagtcagaaagattttttttaatggaacaaaatatatataataaaaaagtttgcatatgtgttttatgttttgtgtcaTATTTGATAAATCAGGCTTTTATGACTCATATAGAGTTATAATATGGCGCTCATAGTTGGAGGAAAAAAACacttcaattttatttagagACCCAAACTGAGGAAAAACATGCAATTTGTTGCAGTTGCTGATTTCTACATGGCCAAAAAgaaagatgaaattctgattaATTCTGATATTGTACTGTAAGTCAATGAGATCTTCATGACAGTATAGCAGATACTTACATAAAATCATATAACTATCAGTTGTCACTCTATATCGCCcaatatgtcttagtaagatgataaATGCTTacttttatgatcaaagctctgtagttttaaaacatataaatgcaatgatgattgagagataaATAAActttcctcaaaagcctgatggatcatatttgatacattttaacaAATAATGACGTGTAACGTATACTTGTATAACCAAGTaaagttgcttcagtccagtacatattcatcttgaaatattccCAACAATGTCCAAGTTattcttacatttactttataaaaattattaaagatTTCATAGCAAAAAGACACTGAAGGTGGACGTTTTTACAATTATAATAAAGTACaaggccttttacttgctaaatcaatcagacgacagaaggcatgtagtagattgtgtgcaacagtaggctttatagggttaaaagAGGTGTCAGTTCTCCCTGTGCATCACCTCATCCTGCAGATGAAGGAGCGACGTGCACCCATACTCATCCTCACAGATGTCTGACCACCCTCTTTCTTTACCGTGCCCGTTTTCATGTCCAACATCCGACCTGAAGTCAGAAAAGAGGAGGACCATTTAAACAGGGAAAGACTGACAACAGAAAAGATGAAAGAAGTTGAGCCGTTTTTTTACCgctgttgttgttttcagtGGTGGAAAGCTGCTCTCTGAGTTTCTCTGTGTCGTCTGGATGAAGCTGGTCGTACAGTGATGATCCAAGCCAATCCGACTGTGCCTGGTTCAGAACCGGCGTAACAGAGTCCGAAACATAAATGACGCGTCCGGTCTCACATGACACAACAAACAGGAAACCATCAGCTGCCTCTAAAATCAGGTGCTTCAGCTCCTATAGAAAGAGAGCTACGTAAATATTTGGTGGCAATGAAATCATAAACAGAATTTAACAGATCTTAAGAAGTTCTGAAATATTTTCTTAAGAATATCTGTCCTTTTCCTTAAGAAGAAAATGAGAGGCTGTCTTATCTGACTGTAATGTTATATTTTCTCTCTGATCAAAAGACCTCAAAGGCCATATTgtactgtaataatattaagTGTGCACAATATTTTCTTTGACTAAAAGTCTCAAGATGGAGTGGTcagttgcatttatttgcattcCTTTTCCCTGTGTATGGAGTATGGACACTCTTATATGTGCTGAACACATCTGAACATTTTCATTCGGGCACATCcctagtagtagtagtaatatgTATTACATACTGATGAGCCAGAACATTATGACCAGtcacaggtgaagtgaatatcGTTGATCGTCTCCAAACAAGGCCACATATTAATGTTTGGGTAGATTAGATGGTAAGCAAACAATCGGTTCTTGTTGGATGCAGAAGAAATGGGCAGGAATAAAGTAACTttgtgacgagaatactttttgtacgcaaaaacaacaaaaataacaactttattcaacaatttcttctctttcctGTCAACTTGAgcgataattttttttaaagctgtgtCATGCGCAAGAAGACACGAAACTGTGTGTGCAACCCCTTAAGAAGTATTTTTGGGAATATAATATAGTTTTTCTTAAGAATGTTTCGTGAATCCGACacctgttttttattttctgtgtaCAATGAGGAATCTGTATTGTTCAGAACTGACCTGGTCTGTGAGAAAAGACGGTTTATAGGTTCCATCGGTGCTGGTGTTGCCGCTCCCTCTGAGCGACTTCATGTGCGACACAGCCATGCGCAGGATGGTGAGCTTGTCTGGTTTGCGTGCCAGTGCGCTGCAGGTGGGCACCATGTCTGACAGCTCTGTGATGTAAGCGGTCATCTTATTTCTCCGCCTTCGCTCGATCTCGCTGTGATTCTCCCTGGGGTCAGGAGGTCAGAGCAGGAGCATGAGAGATGGGCGGCGCATGGAATTGTGGGGTGAAGAGAGCAGGAACAGAGAAAGGTCGAGAGAAACCAACAACAAGCGAACGAggaggagaaagagaaagagagatgaatGAATAAGCAAATAATGACTGCATAAATGTGCTCCTCAAATGAGACAACACTCGCATCTCTCCATGATAAACAAATGTGTATGAACGATCTTATGAAAGCTGAAAGAAAAAGCCTCTTCAAACGGCCTGAGAAAAGAGAGGGATAGAAGAAATGCTCAAGAGAAACACcagaaataaagtgttagaCACTGACAGACTCATGGGCTGCGTTCAAAATGAAATACTAGATTACAACTCACTGCATACTATACAGTGTATACTGTATACTGAgtactattttaaaaaaataacatgtcaAACAGTAGGGGTGTGCGACATCACGATTTTTGATcatgaacaattaaaatgtctccacagtctgcttttgaagaaatatcGAAGTATCGTGCTAAAGTGCATTCAGTTGCATACAGTACAACGTGACATACATTCACATCACGTTAACACAGAGGTAGGGTTACACTCACGTGACATTGCAGTTATTCACAATCACAAACGTTTATTATTTGCAAGCATTTTAAGCCTTGTCGGTTAAACATTTTATTCGCTCGCTGTTCCGACATGCGCTTTTCTGAACATACACCCCAAGCGTGCACATTAAAAGCCTGTCAAACAGCACGGGAGTACTGAACTAAGTTATCTTTCGTGtgttattgcacttaaactgtcaaatacacatgaagtttacataaacacagttggttatgtcttattgaacataaacagttgggAGAAAACTGGATGGGTGTCAGTATATTATATCCGTGCATggggtcttaaagtgacagtatcctaataaacctgctgccgcTTGTCATtgatgttaatcaaacaacaaaagagaaaatcacttactgctTTTCACTGAGAatcagtgtatatataatttatacagtgaagtctatgtattgttttatttttacatttgtttattcaatttattgaatagtactgttaaataaacctactgtgaaaaaataaagcacagtttatttcatttgtatattacattgtatttgcaatgtatggaagcttgtttttgttttttttaaagtagtaAGGTAATTACacctttttatctcacaattcttaatttttttcccccctcacaattgcaagtttatatctcttAATTATAAGGGATagaagtcagaattttgagataaaaagtcacaattatatatatatatatatatatatatatatatatatatatatatatatatatatatatatatatatatatatatatatatatatatatatatcagaattgcgagatttaaactcgcaattgtgagttataaagtcagaattgcaagttccaattgtgaggggaaaaaagttctcagaattgcaagtttatatcatgcaattcggactttataactcgtaattgtgagtttatatcttaaaaatctgagaaaaaaaaagtcacaattgcgaaaaaaaaaacagaattgcatgataaaagctcgcaattgtgagaaaacaaTTCTGACtacataactcgcaattctgagaaaaaaaa
The sequence above is drawn from the Megalobrama amblycephala isolate DHTTF-2021 linkage group LG13, ASM1881202v1, whole genome shotgun sequence genome and encodes:
- the arnt gene encoding aryl hydrocarbon receptor nuclear translocator isoform X4, producing MTSANSDMPEVSSLAMATPAGSHNSATVVPKANNKRQATSDYDDDEGSKLFRCDDDGGGSNDKERFARENHSEIERRRRNKMTAYITELSDMVPTCSALARKPDKLTILRMAVSHMKSLRGSGNTSTDGTYKPSFLTDQELKHLILEAADGFLFVVSCETGRVIYVSDSVTPVLNQAQSDWLGSSLYDQLHPDDTEKLREQLSTTENNNSGRMLDMKTGTVKKEGGQTSVRMSMGARRSFICRMRCGVCPVEPVSMNRLNFLRSRNRNGLGPPKDGEPQYVVVHCTGYIKSWPPAGVTLSEEEADNNQGNRFCLVAIGRLQVTCCPGDTNINNISAPVEFISRHNCQGVYTFVDHRCLATVGYQPQELLGKSVLDFAHPEDQGLLRDSLQQVVKLRGQVLSVMFRFQSKSREWIWMRTSSFTFQNPFSEEIEYIICTNSNVKQLQQQQQAELDGGIGRDASYETNQVALPQVPVQTVGVVNADHNSKAVSSSASSGQQVYPPAASFPSTARPSEPFRSAAMPQQMVPVAHSAGQMLAQMSRQNTPSGVTASNNNSPIQAPAGPTAPPGVWSATRPPFNTQQVAGQVGKGPSSQFNMSGFSSAPTSSTSSSFGQMGGASVSMANTSYQQINSHTNPSTNGYGDVSQMGAQFSSRPAEGVAGWQQWQNQPHTQGTADTHSQSQNNQPEMFPDVLSMLDQTGSFGNDDFGEMPMFPPFPE